The Streptococcus pantholopis genome has a segment encoding these proteins:
- the gtfA gene encoding accessory Sec system glycosyltransferase GtfA: MTVYSINFGLTWANSGVEYAQAYRNQLLTQLNVDHQFIFLDFIWRHNIADLAANLGFKSDEVIWLYTFFTDQKLAPTTFTLADLQKLFHGRLSQKLSNGNFVRFFYKEEDVFLTAYLKEEGSDIVHRVEYVSQGKLIRKDFFSYTRMFTEYYAPKDNKACLYQRRFFNEDGTLAYDELIDGDESIFRLADQICYSKEEFIAYFIRSLALSSEDMVILDRSLGIGSAVLPYVKPAKLAVAVHAEHFVKEASKDAAVLWNNHYEYPFSHAGEVDVFLLATEKQKSVLAEQFQQFTPYRPRLVSLPVGSISRLKSPKEPRKPFSLVTASRLVAEKQLEILIEATVQARQTLPDLSLDIYGQGSEESKLLQHIRENQAEDFIRLCGHQNLDELYQNYQVYVTASRSEGFGLSLMEALGSGLALIGFDVPYGNQTFIEEGKNGYLLSISDFNDGLLSQAFSQRIIDIFQSGSLESMSEASYGKAEDFLTERVAHKWLELLEEVTGK, from the coding sequence ATGACTGTTTACAGTATTAATTTTGGACTGACTTGGGCCAATTCAGGTGTCGAATACGCTCAGGCTTACCGCAATCAGCTTCTGACTCAGTTAAATGTCGATCATCAATTTATCTTTTTAGATTTTATTTGGCGGCATAACATTGCTGATTTGGCAGCTAATCTTGGTTTTAAGAGTGATGAGGTTATCTGGCTCTATACATTTTTTACTGACCAAAAGCTGGCTCCGACGACCTTTACACTGGCTGATTTACAAAAGCTTTTCCATGGCAGGCTCAGTCAGAAGCTGAGCAATGGTAACTTTGTGCGTTTTTTTTACAAAGAGGAAGATGTTTTTTTAACGGCCTACTTAAAGGAAGAAGGCTCAGATATTGTTCACCGTGTGGAATATGTTTCGCAGGGGAAGCTGATTCGGAAAGATTTTTTCTCCTATACCAGAATGTTTACAGAGTACTATGCGCCTAAAGATAATAAAGCCTGTCTTTATCAGCGCCGTTTTTTTAATGAAGATGGAACCTTGGCTTATGATGAACTGATTGACGGCGACGAATCGATTTTTCGTCTTGCCGATCAGATTTGCTATTCAAAAGAGGAATTCATAGCGTATTTTATTCGCTCGCTAGCTCTAAGTTCAGAGGATATGGTCATTTTGGACCGGTCACTGGGGATCGGCTCTGCGGTTCTGCCTTACGTTAAGCCGGCTAAACTGGCTGTTGCTGTTCATGCGGAGCACTTTGTCAAGGAGGCGAGTAAGGATGCCGCTGTTCTTTGGAACAATCATTATGAATACCCCTTTTCACATGCAGGTGAGGTTGATGTTTTTCTTTTAGCGACAGAAAAGCAAAAGTCTGTTCTGGCAGAACAATTTCAGCAGTTCACCCCCTATCGGCCGCGCCTCGTCAGTCTTCCTGTCGGCAGTATCAGCCGACTGAAGAGCCCCAAAGAGCCAAGGAAACCTTTTTCTCTGGTGACGGCATCGCGTTTAGTAGCGGAAAAACAGCTGGAGATTTTGATAGAAGCCACTGTTCAGGCGCGGCAAACTCTGCCTGACTTAAGTCTTGATATCTATGGTCAAGGCAGTGAAGAGTCAAAGCTTTTGCAGCACATACGGGAAAATCAGGCTGAGGATTTTATCCGCTTGTGCGGCCATCAAAATTTGGACGAGCTTTACCAAAATTATCAGGTTTATGTGACAGCTTCAAGAAGTGAAGGTTTTGGCTTATCACTCATGGAAGCACTTGGGTCAGGCCTGGCTTTGATTGGTTTTGATGTTCCTTATGGCAATCAAACCTTTATTGAAGAAGGAAAGAATGGCTATCTCCTGTCGATTTCTGATTTTAACGACGGACTGCTCAGCCAAGCTTTCAGTCAAAGGATAATTGACATTTTTCAGTCAGGCAGTCTTGAGTCCATGTCTGAGGCCTCTTATGGCAAGGCTGAAGACTTTCTGACAGAACGAGTGGCGCATAAGTGGCTGGAATTGCTTGAGGAGGTGACAGGCAAATGA
- the gtfB gene encoding accessory Sec system glycosylation chaperone GtfB, whose product MINLFDSYNQNSWDLHYSLLVSGYKQPSIALNDDGFLPYDVTSPYLFFTDFAAVSGRPLYFNELRLPPYWEIRTDRNQAGIWDLGRQRGRIRFFQTDSQRVIKEVDWLDDRKERRLTDCYNRVGFRFSQISYNTSGQPVLRSYFDRNNQEVLLENYITGNLILNYQQQVFIFKNKLEFWLFYLEAAQFNLDRIFYNSLGHPFLLAQSLQHSGEDVLFWQENSVTALSDNMKKLFHQNSRSTKIAVQHSAVYQKLQQSLTETEASLTDYLGFLYPFKRENQGRSQVLIVTYSDQLQDLTALVTNLPEVSFHIAAPTEMSSKLLAYKKYANVRLYPRVDQSRLSQLYQACDFYLDINHGREVPAALRRAFENKMIIFAFSQTAHNHRYIAPNHRFQTAEELLFVFLQVLAHPPIIPSLLKKQYEGADLATVQDYQKFIG is encoded by the coding sequence ATGATTAATTTATTTGACAGTTACAATCAAAATAGCTGGGATTTGCATTATTCCCTCCTAGTATCTGGCTACAAACAGCCCAGCATCGCCCTCAATGATGATGGGTTTCTGCCCTATGATGTGACCTCGCCTTATCTGTTTTTCACTGATTTTGCAGCTGTTTCCGGCCGGCCCCTTTATTTCAATGAATTGCGCCTTCCCCCTTACTGGGAGATCAGAACAGACCGCAATCAGGCCGGTATTTGGGATTTGGGCCGGCAGCGCGGGCGTATCCGCTTTTTCCAGACGGACAGTCAGCGTGTTATCAAGGAAGTGGACTGGCTGGATGACAGAAAGGAGCGCCGGCTGACCGATTGTTATAACCGGGTTGGTTTTCGCTTTTCTCAGATTAGCTATAATACATCCGGCCAGCCTGTTCTGCGCTCTTATTTTGACAGGAATAATCAAGAGGTGCTGCTTGAAAATTATATTACCGGCAATCTGATTTTAAACTATCAGCAGCAAGTCTTTATTTTTAAAAATAAACTGGAATTTTGGCTTTTTTATCTGGAAGCTGCTCAGTTTAATTTGGACCGTATCTTTTATAATTCTTTAGGCCATCCGTTTTTGCTGGCTCAATCACTCCAACATTCGGGTGAAGATGTCCTCTTCTGGCAGGAAAATAGTGTGACGGCCCTGTCTGACAATATGAAGAAACTTTTTCATCAGAACAGCCGCTCTACTAAAATCGCCGTCCAGCACTCAGCTGTTTATCAAAAACTGCAGCAGTCCTTAACCGAAACAGAGGCTTCTTTAACAGACTACTTAGGCTTTCTCTACCCTTTTAAGCGGGAAAACCAGGGCCGCAGTCAGGTGCTGATTGTCACCTACTCGGATCAGCTGCAGGACTTGACTGCCTTAGTTACCAACCTCCCGGAAGTCAGCTTTCATATTGCTGCCCCAACAGAGATGTCCAGTAAGTTATTAGCTTATAAGAAGTATGCTAATGTCCGCCTCTATCCCCGTGTCGATCAGTCCCGGCTCAGCCAGCTCTATCAGGCCTGTGATTTTTATTTGGATATTAACCACGGCCGTGAGGTTCCTGCTGCTCTTCGACGGGCTTTTGAAAATAAGATGATTATCTTTGCCTTCAGCCAGACGGCTCATAATCATCGCTATATTGCGCCAAATCACCGTTTTCAGACTGCAGAAGAACTGCTTTTTGTCTTTTTGCAGGTTTTAGCCCATCCGCCTATTATTCCTTCTTTGCTGAAAAAACAGTATGAAGGTGCAGACTTGGCAACAGTACAGGATTATCAAAAGTTTATCGGCTGA
- a CDS encoding GtrA family protein, translating into MKKYFNKTFLTQAIQNEIIKYLFFGVLTTVFYMTVRILIFTVYPSGLVSTSLANILAVIFAFVTNDFFVFDQERRGWFSRFLKFALARLFTYFLDVFLAYVFVDTFPHIIGRFVHNNLAWVNAIETFISQILIMVTNYLFSKLFIFKNKKS; encoded by the coding sequence ATGAAAAAATATTTTAACAAAACATTTTTAACTCAAGCCATTCAAAATGAAATTATTAAATACCTTTTCTTTGGTGTCCTGACTACTGTTTTTTACATGACAGTTCGGATTCTTATTTTTACAGTTTATCCCAGCGGGCTGGTGTCCACCTCGCTGGCTAACATCCTTGCTGTCATCTTTGCTTTTGTTACCAATGATTTTTTCGTCTTCGACCAAGAGCGAAGAGGCTGGTTCAGCCGTTTTCTAAAATTCGCTCTGGCCCGGCTCTTTACTTATTTTTTAGATGTTTTTCTAGCCTATGTCTTTGTCGATACTTTCCCCCATATTATCGGCCGATTTGTACACAACAACTTAGCCTGGGTTAATGCCATTGAGACATTTATCAGCCAAATACTCATCATGGTAACCAACTATCTTTTCAGCAAGCTCTTTATTTTTAAAAATAAAAAATCGTAA
- a CDS encoding LysR family transcriptional regulator, with protein MNIQQLRYVVAIANSGTFREAAAKLFVSQPSLSVAVRDLEAELGFQIFTRTTTGTVLTSQGLTFYEKALEVVKSFDSFEKQFSQTDTKNNEFSIASQHYDFLPPLITVFSKTYPDYKNFRIFESTTIQILDEVAKGDSEIGIIYINNQNRKGLLQRIEKLGLEYVELIPFQTHIYLGKDHPLAAKSSLTMADLAGLPTVRFTQEKDEYLYYSENFVDTTESSLMFNVTDRATLNGILERTDAYATGSGFLDSRSVNGITVIPLADNLDNKMIYIKRRDKNLSSCALKFVTAMQDYFAKYRP; from the coding sequence ATGAATATTCAACAATTGAGGTATGTTGTGGCGATTGCCAACAGTGGAACTTTTCGTGAAGCAGCGGCCAAACTTTTTGTCAGTCAGCCTAGTTTATCAGTGGCTGTGCGCGACTTGGAGGCAGAACTGGGTTTTCAGATTTTTACACGGACAACGACAGGGACCGTCTTAACCAGTCAAGGGCTGACTTTTTATGAAAAAGCTCTGGAAGTTGTTAAAAGCTTTGATAGTTTTGAAAAACAGTTTTCCCAGACAGATACCAAAAATAATGAATTTTCTATTGCCAGTCAGCATTATGACTTTTTACCGCCCCTAATCACTGTTTTTTCTAAGACCTATCCTGATTATAAAAACTTTCGCATTTTTGAATCAACAACGATTCAAATTTTAGATGAGGTGGCTAAGGGGGACAGTGAAATTGGCATTATCTACATTAACAATCAAAATCGCAAGGGACTTTTGCAGCGGATTGAAAAGCTGGGACTTGAGTATGTGGAGCTGATTCCTTTTCAGACCCATATCTATTTGGGTAAAGATCATCCTTTAGCTGCAAAATCAAGTCTGACCATGGCTGATTTGGCTGGCCTGCCTACTGTCCGGTTTACTCAGGAAAAAGATGAATATCTCTATTATTCTGAAAACTTTGTTGACACAACAGAGAGTTCGCTTATGTTCAATGTGACCGACCGTGCCACATTAAACGGTATCTTAGAGCGGACAGATGCTTATGCGACAGGTTCAGGTTTTCTTGACAGCCGAAGCGTCAATGGCATTACGGTTATTCCTTTGGCAGATAATTTGGATAATAAAATGATTTATATTAAGCGGCGGGATAAAAATTTGTCCAGCTGTGCGCTGAAATTCGTTACCGCTATGCAGGATTATTTTGCTAAATACAGACCTTAG
- a CDS encoding DUF6556 family protein: MSQNYSRRKKPSKTTSATPKKHIKSGFSALQKTIALIGSILSIIVASITINNYLNGVSSKDKDTTSTTTVIISGDNGSNTDTSQGSAANGGYDSNANNNQVYGNDSSADQQYQAPSSASDASSAADTDTPASAATDTVE, encoded by the coding sequence ATGTCTCAAAATTATTCCCGTCGTAAGAAACCTAGTAAAACCACATCCGCTACCCCTAAAAAACACATCAAATCCGGCTTTTCTGCTTTGCAAAAAACAATCGCTTTAATCGGTAGTATTTTAAGTATTATCGTGGCAAGTATTACAATCAACAATTACTTAAACGGTGTCAGTTCAAAAGATAAAGACACTACCTCGACAACGACTGTTATTATTTCCGGAGATAATGGCAGCAATACCGATACATCACAGGGATCAGCGGCTAACGGTGGTTATGATTCTAATGCCAATAATAACCAAGTTTACGGCAACGACAGTTCAGCAGATCAGCAATATCAGGCACCATCTTCAGCTTCCGATGCTTCATCTGCAGCTGATACCGATACTCCTGCTTCAGCTGCAACCGATACTGTTGAGTAA
- a CDS encoding cysteine desulfurase family protein, with product MIYFDNAATTQPYPDVLETYQEAAAKIYGNPSSLHYLGHQAKRVLEASRRQIADLLNVKAEEIFFTSGGTESDNWALKGLAFEKEQYGKHIIISAVEHPAVKESAKWLGEHGFTISYAPVNSKGFVDLKALADLIRPDTIMVSVMAVNNEMGAVQPIQEISGLLADKPTVTFHVDAVQAVGKIPVGDYLTDRVDLASFSSHKFHGVRGLGILYKKLGKRLTPLLNGGGQESDLRSTTENLPAIAATAKALRLVADRQAAAVSGLIQMRDLLYEALSDYDDVLIFSGRDEQSVPNIVTFGIKGVRGEVLVHAFEKHDIFISTTSACSSKTGKPAGTLLAMGIPVKSAQTAVRISLDDDNNMSELEQFLTVFRQIYADTAKVR from the coding sequence ATGATTTATTTTGATAACGCAGCGACAACGCAGCCTTATCCGGATGTTTTGGAAACTTATCAGGAAGCTGCTGCTAAAATATACGGCAACCCTTCCAGCCTTCATTATCTTGGGCATCAGGCTAAGCGTGTTTTAGAAGCCAGCCGCCGGCAGATTGCGGACTTGCTCAATGTCAAGGCAGAAGAAATCTTTTTTACATCGGGCGGAACAGAGAGTGATAACTGGGCGCTTAAAGGTCTGGCTTTTGAAAAAGAGCAGTATGGTAAGCATATCATTATCTCAGCTGTCGAGCATCCAGCTGTGAAGGAGTCGGCTAAATGGCTGGGAGAACACGGTTTTACAATCAGTTATGCGCCGGTGAACAGCAAAGGCTTTGTTGATCTCAAGGCTCTGGCAGATCTTATCAGGCCGGATACGATTATGGTTTCTGTGATGGCTGTTAATAATGAGATGGGGGCTGTTCAGCCGATTCAGGAAATTTCAGGCCTCTTGGCAGATAAACCGACTGTAACCTTTCATGTGGATGCTGTTCAGGCGGTCGGCAAGATTCCTGTTGGTGATTATTTAACGGACCGAGTTGATTTGGCCAGTTTTTCCAGCCATAAGTTTCATGGAGTGCGGGGGCTCGGTATTCTTTATAAAAAATTAGGCAAACGGCTGACTCCTCTCTTAAATGGCGGCGGTCAGGAGTCTGACCTTCGTTCAACGACAGAAAACCTCCCTGCTATTGCAGCAACAGCAAAAGCTCTGAGGCTGGTTGCTGACAGACAAGCTGCTGCCGTTTCCGGACTAATACAAATGAGAGATCTGCTGTATGAGGCGCTGTCAGACTATGACGATGTTCTTATTTTTTCGGGCAGAGATGAGCAGTCTGTTCCCAATATTGTAACCTTTGGTATCAAAGGAGTTCGGGGAGAAGTTTTGGTTCATGCTTTTGAAAAACACGACATTTTCATATCTACGACCAGTGCTTGCTCTTCAAAAACCGGAAAACCGGCCGGAACTCTGCTTGCCATGGGAATTCCTGTCAAATCAGCACAGACCGCTGTCCGAATCAGCCTTGATGATGATAACAATATGAGTGAACTGGAGCAGTTTTTGACTGTTTTTCGTCAAATCTATGCTGATACAGCAAAGGTTCGTTAA
- the lspA gene encoding signal peptidase II has protein sequence MRKLLLSFCAFLLVSLDQLSKYWIAAQMNPGETQPFFPGLFSLTYLRNYGAAFSILQHQRWLFALITLVVLTVAVYYLIKNIKGDLLLLFGLILIIAGGLGNFIDRLCLGYVIDMINLDFMEFAVFNLADSYLTVGVLVLMIALWRDGRNGNQD, from the coding sequence ATGCGAAAATTACTGCTGTCATTCTGCGCTTTTTTGCTTGTGAGCTTGGACCAGCTGAGCAAATACTGGATTGCTGCACAAATGAATCCGGGGGAAACCCAGCCGTTTTTTCCGGGGCTGTTCAGCTTAACCTATCTGCGCAATTACGGAGCAGCTTTTTCCATACTGCAGCATCAGCGCTGGCTTTTTGCGCTTATCACTTTGGTTGTTCTTACAGTGGCTGTTTATTATCTGATTAAAAATATCAAGGGCGATTTACTGCTTCTTTTTGGCTTAATTTTAATTATTGCAGGCGGTTTAGGCAATTTTATTGACCGCCTCTGCTTAGGGTATGTGATTGATATGATTAATCTGGACTTCATGGAGTTTGCTGTTTTCAATCTGGCGGATTCTTATCTGACGGTTGGAGTGTTGGTATTAATGATTGCATTATGGAGAGATGGAAGAAATGGAAATCAGGATTAA
- a CDS encoding RluA family pseudouridine synthase: MEIRIKAAGDRLDKALSDQTDMSRSQIQQLIKAGLVSVNGQSKKASYTVQIGDLVSYQTPQAEVLEYRAENLPLDIIYEDADLAVVNKPQGMVVHPAAGHTRGTLVNALLYHIKDLSAINGVIRPGIVHRLDKDTSGLLMIAKNDQAHQKLAAELKDKKSLRQYLAIVHGNLPDDYGLIEAPIGRSKKDRKKQAVTAQGKPAATHFRVLERFGAYTLVALTLETGRTHQIRVHMAYIGHPLAGDVLYGPRKTLPGAGQFLHAQKLGLTHPRTGELLEFSAPLPQLFQETLDRLRKEGGV, translated from the coding sequence ATGGAAATCAGGATTAAAGCAGCAGGCGACCGTTTGGACAAGGCCCTGTCAGATCAGACTGATATGTCCCGCAGTCAGATTCAGCAGTTGATCAAAGCCGGTCTTGTCTCAGTCAACGGTCAAAGTAAAAAAGCCAGCTATACTGTGCAGATTGGCGATTTGGTTTCATATCAAACGCCGCAGGCAGAAGTTCTTGAATATAGGGCTGAGAACCTCCCTTTAGATATTATTTATGAGGATGCCGATCTGGCTGTTGTCAATAAACCTCAGGGCATGGTTGTGCACCCTGCTGCCGGCCATACAAGGGGCACCTTAGTGAATGCTCTGCTTTATCATATCAAAGATCTGTCTGCTATTAACGGAGTTATTCGGCCAGGCATTGTCCACCGCTTAGATAAAGATACATCCGGTCTTTTGATGATTGCTAAGAATGACCAAGCGCACCAGAAGCTGGCTGCTGAACTAAAAGATAAAAAGTCACTGCGTCAGTATCTGGCTATTGTGCATGGCAATCTGCCTGATGATTACGGCCTGATTGAAGCCCCGATTGGGCGCAGTAAAAAAGACCGCAAAAAGCAGGCTGTAACAGCTCAGGGTAAACCAGCTGCGACACATTTCCGTGTTTTAGAACGTTTTGGCGCCTATACATTAGTGGCATTAACTTTAGAAACCGGCAGGACCCACCAGATCCGTGTTCATATGGCCTATATTGGACACCCTCTAGCTGGCGATGTCTTATATGGTCCGCGAAAAACGCTGCCGGGTGCCGGACAGTTTCTGCATGCTCAAAAACTTGGATTGACCCACCCAAGAACCGGTGAGCTGCTGGAATTTTCTGCTCCGCTGCCGCAACTTTTCCAAGAGACACTTGACAGACTGCGGAAGGAAGGCGGAGTTTGA
- the rplU gene encoding 50S ribosomal protein L21 yields the protein MSTYAIIKTGGKQVKVEVDQAVYVEKLDLEAGAEVTFDEVVLVGGETTKVGTPVVEGATVLGKVEKQGKQKKVVTFKYKPKKGSHRKQGHRQPYTKVLITAINA from the coding sequence ATGAGCACATATGCAATCATCAAAACTGGCGGTAAGCAAGTAAAAGTTGAAGTGGATCAAGCTGTTTATGTTGAGAAGCTTGACCTGGAAGCAGGAGCAGAAGTAACCTTTGATGAGGTTGTCCTTGTCGGCGGTGAAACAACTAAAGTTGGGACTCCTGTCGTTGAAGGGGCTACTGTCCTTGGCAAGGTTGAGAAGCAAGGCAAACAAAAGAAAGTTGTTACCTTTAAATATAAACCTAAAAAAGGAAGCCATCGCAAACAGGGCCACCGTCAGCCTTATACCAAGGTTCTCATCACAGCTATTAATGCTTAA
- a CDS encoding ribosomal-processing cysteine protease Prp, with the protein MIEATFTRSRSGLLEGAVLKGHAGSGDYGFDIVCASVSSLALNFVNSLEVLAGCSADVDIDEQTGGYMAISLPSGFDKEEKVQLLFESFFLGLANLAEHSSEFVTVKVLEN; encoded by the coding sequence ATGATTGAAGCGACATTTACTCGCAGCCGTTCGGGTCTTTTGGAAGGCGCTGTGCTGAAAGGACATGCCGGAAGCGGTGACTATGGCTTTGATATTGTCTGTGCATCTGTCAGCAGTCTGGCTCTAAATTTTGTAAATTCACTCGAAGTGCTGGCCGGCTGTTCTGCGGATGTTGATATAGATGAACAGACAGGGGGATATATGGCAATCTCACTCCCGTCTGGTTTTGATAAAGAAGAGAAAGTTCAGCTTTTATTTGAGTCATTTTTTCTGGGTTTAGCCAATCTGGCTGAGCATTCATCGGAATTCGTGACTGTAAAAGTGCTTGAAAACTAG
- the rpmA gene encoding 50S ribosomal protein L27, with protein sequence MLKMNLANLQLFAHKKGGGSTSNGRDSESKRLGAKAGDGQTVKGGSILYRQRGTHIHPGVNVGRGGDDTLFAKVEGVVRFERKGRSKKQVSVYPIAK encoded by the coding sequence ATGTTAAAAATGAATCTTGCTAATTTGCAGCTTTTTGCTCATAAAAAAGGCGGCGGCTCCACATCAAATGGACGTGATTCAGAAAGCAAACGTTTGGGTGCTAAGGCAGGAGACGGCCAAACGGTCAAGGGCGGTTCAATTCTGTACCGTCAGCGCGGCACTCATATTCATCCGGGAGTGAATGTCGGCCGCGGAGGAGATGATACCCTTTTTGCAAAGGTTGAAGGTGTCGTACGTTTTGAGCGCAAAGGGCGCAGTAAAAAACAGGTATCGGTTTACCCGATTGCTAAATAG
- the thiI gene encoding tRNA uracil 4-sulfurtransferase ThiI — protein MQYSEIMIRYGELSTKGKNRMFFINRLKNNIKHVLSVFPEVKVSADRDRAHVYLNGCDYLPVAEALKDIFGIQAFSPSYRIEKDTEALKKAVQELMLSIYQEGQTFKITSKRSDHHFELDSRELNQVMGGAVFEVLPNSQVQMKQPDINLKIEIREEAAYLSYENIKGAGGLPVGTSGKGMLMLSGGIDSPVAGYQALKRGVAIEAVHFASPPYTSPGALKKAQDLARKLTKFGGDIQFIEVPFTEIQEEIKEKVPEAYLMTVTRRFMLRITDRIRQERSGRVIITGESLGQVASQTLESMQAINAVTTTPVIRPLVTMDKLEIIEMAQKIDTFNLSIQPFEDCCTIFAPDRPKTHPKIANVEQYEKRLDIEGLIEGALSGLKIRTVSPQAESDEVDEWLTSLL, from the coding sequence ATGCAGTATTCAGAAATTATGATTCGCTACGGCGAACTGTCAACTAAAGGAAAAAACCGGATGTTTTTCATTAACCGGTTAAAAAACAATATCAAACATGTGCTGTCTGTTTTCCCAGAAGTCAAAGTAAGCGCCGATCGTGACAGGGCTCATGTTTATCTCAACGGCTGTGATTATCTGCCGGTTGCCGAGGCTCTGAAAGATATTTTCGGAATTCAGGCTTTTTCGCCTTCCTATCGGATTGAAAAGGATACTGAAGCCCTTAAAAAAGCGGTTCAGGAGCTCATGCTGTCCATCTACCAAGAAGGGCAGACTTTTAAAATTACCAGTAAGCGGAGCGATCACCATTTTGAACTGGACAGCCGAGAGCTCAATCAAGTGATGGGAGGAGCTGTTTTTGAAGTTCTTCCAAATAGTCAGGTGCAGATGAAGCAGCCTGATATTAATCTGAAGATTGAAATCCGCGAAGAGGCAGCTTATCTGTCTTATGAAAATATCAAAGGAGCTGGGGGACTTCCTGTAGGGACATCGGGCAAAGGGATGCTGATGCTGTCAGGAGGAATTGATTCCCCAGTTGCCGGCTATCAGGCCCTTAAGCGCGGTGTGGCGATAGAGGCTGTTCATTTTGCCAGTCCTCCTTATACCAGTCCGGGGGCGTTAAAAAAGGCTCAGGATTTAGCGCGGAAATTAACCAAATTTGGCGGAGATATCCAGTTTATTGAAGTCCCCTTCACTGAAATCCAGGAAGAAATCAAGGAAAAGGTGCCGGAAGCTTACCTGATGACTGTGACCCGCCGTTTTATGCTGAGAATTACCGACCGTATCCGTCAGGAACGATCAGGCCGTGTTATCATCACTGGTGAGAGCCTCGGTCAGGTTGCCAGTCAGACTTTGGAATCTATGCAGGCAATCAATGCTGTTACGACGACACCGGTTATTAGGCCGCTTGTAACGATGGATAAGCTTGAAATCATTGAAATGGCACAAAAGATTGACACCTTTAATCTATCTATTCAGCCATTTGAGGACTGCTGCACGATTTTTGCACCGGATCGGCCAAAAACCCATCCTAAAATAGCAAATGTTGAACAATATGAAAAACGGCTGGATATTGAAGGACTGATAGAAGGTGCGCTGTCAGGCCTTAAAATAAGGACGGTCTCTCCTCAGGCTGAGAGTGATGAGGTCGATGAATGGCTTACCAGTCTTTTATAG
- a CDS encoding CapA family protein, which yields MKKFRIIYRKTSLICLLILCLCLLLAAIFDLLGNVPVKKDNAKTEKKTARLVANGDILLHDILYTSARQEDGSYDFTPYFEYVKDWIDGADLAIGDYEGTICPDYPLGGYPLFNAPPEIAACMKDTGYDVVDLAHNHILDSQLAGALNTVDVFNSLGLDTIGIYKTNRAQEDFLIKDVKGIKIAILGYAYGYNGMEANLTEAEYEAHLSDLDEKEMKKEIKEAEEKADITVVMPQMGTEYALEPTDEQIKLYHKMVDWGADVVLGGHPHVVEPAEIVEKDGNRKFIIYSMGNFISNQTYERMENVWPERGLLMDLTFEKTGSQTVIKTVKAHPTLVWSWGKGEYGSEGYEYFNYRVLILEDFIEGGRHRDLLDETMQTKVDQAYQEMTELVNLQWE from the coding sequence ATGAAAAAGTTTAGGATTATTTATCGCAAAACCAGTCTAATCTGTCTGCTGATACTCTGTCTGTGCTTGCTTCTGGCTGCGATATTTGATTTACTGGGAAATGTTCCAGTAAAAAAAGACAATGCAAAAACAGAAAAAAAGACTGCCCGCCTAGTGGCCAATGGTGATATTTTACTGCACGACATTCTTTATACCAGCGCCAGACAAGAAGATGGGAGTTATGACTTTACACCCTATTTTGAGTATGTTAAGGACTGGATCGATGGCGCCGATTTGGCTATTGGCGATTATGAAGGAACAATCTGCCCCGACTATCCTTTAGGGGGCTATCCGCTTTTTAATGCGCCGCCGGAAATTGCTGCCTGTATGAAAGACACAGGCTACGATGTTGTCGATTTAGCTCATAATCATATCTTGGATTCTCAGCTGGCCGGTGCTCTAAATACTGTTGATGTTTTTAACAGTTTGGGCTTAGACACCATTGGTATTTATAAAACAAACCGTGCTCAGGAAGATTTCCTTATTAAGGACGTAAAAGGAATCAAAATAGCCATTTTAGGCTATGCTTACGGTTACAATGGCATGGAGGCCAATTTGACTGAGGCAGAATATGAAGCGCATCTGTCCGATCTTGATGAAAAAGAAATGAAAAAGGAAATCAAAGAAGCGGAAGAAAAAGCTGATATCACTGTTGTTATGCCGCAGATGGGAACAGAATACGCATTAGAGCCAACTGATGAACAGATAAAACTTTACCACAAGATGGTTGACTGGGGAGCAGATGTTGTTCTAGGCGGCCACCCTCATGTAGTTGAACCAGCGGAGATTGTCGAAAAAGACGGGAATCGTAAATTTATCATTTATTCTATGGGAAATTTTATTTCCAATCAGACCTATGAGCGGATGGAAAACGTTTGGCCCGAACGCGGCTTGCTGATGGACCTGACCTTTGAAAAAACAGGCAGCCAAACGGTCATTAAAACAGTCAAAGCACACCCGACTCTCGTTTGGTCATGGGGGAAAGGCGAATACGGGAGTGAAGGTTACGAGTACTTCAATTATCGGGTTCTTATTTTAGAAGATTTTATTGAAGGCGGCAGACACCGCGATCTATTAGACGAAACGATGCAAACTAAAGTGGATCAAGCTTACCAGGAAATGACTGAATTAGTCAACCTGCAGTGGGAGTAA